The Enhydrobacter sp. sequence GCCTGTCCTCTGTCCAGGTCGGCGCGCCCCTGCGAGCTGGCTGGCGGCCGACCGAGAGGTTCTCGATCACCGTCAGCTCGGTGAAGATGCGGCGCTCTTCCGGCACGTAGCCGAGCCCCAGCCGTGCGATGCGGTACGGCGCGAGGCGGTCGATGCGCCTCTCCGCGAAGCACACCTCGCCGCGTGCCGGCGGCACGAGGCCCATGATCGCCTTCATGGTCGTCGACTTGCCCGCGCCGTTGCGCCCGAGCAACGCCACGACCTCGCCCGCCTTCGTCTCGAGCGACACGCCGTGCAGGATATGCGCACGGCCGTAGTAGGCATGCAGATCCTTCACGGAGAGCATCGGGCGCCCTCCCCTGGACATCAATGCAGGCCTCCCAGATAGACGGCACGCACCTCGGCGTTGTTGCGCACCTCCTCCGGCTGGCCGCCGGCGATCAGGCGACCGCGATCGAGCACGATGATGCGGTCGGCCTGGCCGAAAACCACGTCCATATCGTGCTCGGTGAACAAGACGGCGATCTCCTGCGCACGCGCCAGATTGGCCGCCAGCTCCATCAGGGCCACGCGTTCGCGAGGGGCCATGCCGGCGGTCGGCTCGTCCATCAGCAGAAGGCGCGGGCTGTTGGCGAGCGCCATGGCGAGCTCGACCCGCTTCAGGTCGCCGTAAGCCAGCACGGCGCAGGATCGCCCGGCCTGGTCGAGCATGCCGACCCGCTCCAGGAGCGCATCCGCTTCCGCCCTCAGCGCAGTGCCGAATCTCGCCAGGAGAGAGCCGAGCTTGCCGGCATGCGAGTAGAGCGCCATCTGCACGTTCTCGCGCACGCTGAGCGAGGCGAAGGTCGCGGTGATCTGGAAGGTCCTGCCGACACCCAGGCGCCAGATGGCACGCGGGCTCAGACCGACGATGTCGCGCCCCGCCAGCCGCACGAGGCCGCTGTCCGGCGCAAGCTGGCCGTTCAGCATGTTGAAGCAGGTGCTCTTGCCGGCACCATTGGGGCCGATCAGCGCCAAGAGCTCGCCGGCCGAGACGGCGAAGGAAACGTCCGCCACGGCCTGCACGCCGCCAAAGGCCTTGTGCAGGCCGTCGACCTGGAGAACAGGCTCCCTCACGCAGCCTGCTCCCGCCCGCGGGCGAACAGGGCCTTCACGCCGCCGACCAGACCTTGCGGGAACAGCACGACGATCAACAGGATCACGAGACCGAAGACGGCACGCCAGTAGTCCGTCTCGCGCGCCAGCACGTCGCGCAGCCAGGTGAAGAGGCCGGCGCCGACCACCGGGCCGGTCAGAGTCTCGACGCCGCCCAGCAACACCATCACCAGCCCATCTGTCGACTGCGAGATCGAGGCCGCGGAGGGCGAGATGCTGCCCTTGGAGAAGGCGAGGACGACGCCTGCGAGGCCCGCCATCGCACCGGCCAGCACGAACGCCGCCCACTGGAAGCCGCGCGCGTCGATGCCGATCGCCTCGGCCCGCAGCGGCGAATCGCGCGCGGCGCGCAGGGTGTAGCCGAAGGGCGAGAACAGGACGCGCCACAGGAAGGCGATGCCGAGCCCGCAGGAGATCACCGTCAGGTAATAGTAGGCCGTCTTGCCCGAGAGCCATGCCGCGGGCCAGATGCCGACCATGCCGTTGCTGCCGGATGTCAGCGAATCCCACTGGAAGACGATCGACCAGGTGATCTGGGCAAAGGCGAGGGTCAGCATGGCGAGATAGACGCCGCTCAGCCGCACGCAGAACCAGCCGTAGAGGCCGGCGAAGGCGGCAGCGACAAACGGCGCCAGCAGGAAGGCCGCCTCCATCGGCAGGCCGGCGCGCTTCAGCAGCACCGCCCCGGCATAGGCCCCCAGCCCGAAATAGGCGGCATGGCCGAACGAGATCATGCCGGCCGGGCCCATGATGAAATGAAGGCTGGTGGCGAACAGCGCGAAGCAGGCGATGTCGATGAGGAGGGCGGCCATATAGTCGTCGCTCGCGAGCGGCGCGAGCAGGAGCAGCGCGATCCAAAGGAGCGCCGTCATCGGGCGGGGCGGCCTGAGCGGCGCCGGCACGCTGCCGGCTGCCCGCACCACGGCCGGGGGTTTGCCCAGCAGGCCGTAGGGCCGCAGCACCAGCACGACGCCCATGATCACGAACTCGACCACCAGCACGAGCCTGGAGAAATCGACCTCGAAGCCGAGTGGCCGGATCGTGCCGATGCCGATGCAGAGGGCCTTGGCGACGCCGATCAGGATCGCCGCCAGCAGGGCTCCCGGCAGGCTGCCGAGCCCGCCCACCACGGTGACGACGAAGGCATCGGCGATCACCGGAAGATCGAGCTCAAGGTTGGCAGGCTCGCGCGGGATCTGCAGAGCGCCGCCGAGCCCGGCCAGCACCGCACCGACGAAGAACACCGAGGTGAAGAGCATGGCCTGGTCGACGCCGAGGGCGCCGACCATCTCGCGATCCTGCGTCGCCGCCCGCACCAGCGCTCCCCAGCGGGTGCGCGCGAGTAGCAGCCAGAGCAGCCCGAGCACCACCGGACCGATCGCGATCAGCAGCAGGTCATAGGCCGGAATGCGCTTGCCCAGGATGTCGACCGCCATCCCGAGCCCGGGCGCGCGCGGGCCGACGAGATCCTCCGATCCCCAGACGTAGAGCGCGCCATCCTTGACGATCAGCACGATGGCGAAGGTCGCCAGCAACTGGAAGAGCTCCGGCGCATGGTAGATGCGCCGCAACACCAGCACCTCGACGATCACGCCCACCACGCCGACCGCGACCGCCGCTA is a genomic window containing:
- a CDS encoding ABC transporter ATP-binding protein, coding for MREPVLQVDGLHKAFGGVQAVADVSFAVSAGELLALIGPNGAGKSTCFNMLNGQLAPDSGLVRLAGRDIVGLSPRAIWRLGVGRTFQITATFASLSVRENVQMALYSHAGKLGSLLARFGTALRAEADALLERVGMLDQAGRSCAVLAYGDLKRVELAMALANSPRLLLMDEPTAGMAPRERVALMELAANLARAQEIAVLFTEHDMDVVFGQADRIIVLDRGRLIAGGQPEEVRNNAEVRAVYLGGLH
- a CDS encoding ABC transporter permease, which encodes MTFPSLLIQLLNGLTDASSLFLVSAGLSLIFGVTRIVNFAHGSFYMLGLYMAYSAIQALGRTPIGFWSGVVLAAVAVGVVGVIVEVLVLRRIYHAPELFQLLATFAIVLIVKDGALYVWGSEDLVGPRAPGLGMAVDILGKRIPAYDLLLIAIGPVVLGLLWLLLARTRWGALVRAATQDREMVGALGVDQAMLFTSVFFVGAVLAGLGGALQIPREPANLELDLPVIADAFVVTVVGGLGSLPGALLAAILIGVAKALCIGIGTIRPLGFEVDFSRLVLVVEFVIMGVVLVLRPYGLLGKPPAVVRAAGSVPAPLRPPRPMTALLWIALLLLAPLASDDYMAALLIDIACFALFATSLHFIMGPAGMISFGHAAYFGLGAYAGAVLLKRAGLPMEAAFLLAPFVAAAFAGLYGWFCVRLSGVYLAMLTLAFAQITWSIVFQWDSLTSGSNGMVGIWPAAWLSGKTAYYYLTVISCGLGIAFLWRVLFSPFGYTLRAARDSPLRAEAIGIDARGFQWAAFVLAGAMAGLAGVVLAFSKGSISPSAASISQSTDGLVMVLLGGVETLTGPVVGAGLFTWLRDVLARETDYWRAVFGLVILLIVVLFPQGLVGGVKALFARGREQAA